The Cytobacillus firmus genome segment CAAAAAAATGAGGGGGCATTTGCGGATATTTCAAGCAATATGGACAAGGGCTCTTTCCTTCTGATTTTTCCTTCATATATTAGGAGGAGAAAGGAGTGAAACCCATGTGCCATTTTTGTGTTGAAGAATATTATTACAAGAAAAAGGTCTGCTGCAAAAAGAAAGAAGAGCCAGAACATCACGGCTGCAAGAAATGCACAAGCGATTTTAAACACCACTGTTCCTGCCCAAAATGTTCCTTTGAACATAAAAGCTGCTCCTGTAAAAAATGCTCACCTGAAATTCATCATTGCACCTGCAAAAAATGCTCATTTGAACGTCATCACAGCTGCTGTAAAAAGTGTTTCCACAGCTCTCACTATTAATCCAGTAAAAACAGCGGCCAGCATTGCTGACCGCTTGCTTTATTTTTTTGCTGCGCTCTTCAAACCCATCATCAAAAGGCGAATAACCAGAAAAAAGAGGATAAAGCCTATGAACGAATAAGTATGCTTCCAATGGATGAGCACAAACATATCCAGTAAGCTAAATAACGGTTCAATGATATAAGCAAACAGGATTCCGAGGCCCAATGATGCTGCCGCATAGCTTTTCCAGGTGCTGAAGTACTGGTAAATCAGCATCCCTGACACCGGAATGACCACAAAATCCGCCGGGACTAACGGAGGAATAAAGTGAAACAGCTTATCAGGATATCCCCACAAAAGAAAGCTCACTCCCACAACATCCAGGAAACAGGCGAAGATC includes the following:
- a CDS encoding CBO0543 family protein — protein: MSRIPSYKDEQTLREKLRDVSLEHWLNEDLFSFNWWLLLAASILPFFIWWRLVDKGRLFEIMTFGLICAIFACFLDVVGVSFLLWGYPDKLFHFIPPLVPADFVVIPVSGMLIYQYFSTWKSYAAASLGLGILFAYIIEPLFSLLDMFVLIHWKHTYSFIGFILFFLVIRLLMMGLKSAAKK